The sequence below is a genomic window from Microbacterium sp. SORGH_AS_0888.
GGTCTGGTGCGAGACGCCGGCCAGCTTCGCGACGTCGAAGATGTTCGCCGCCCTGGGCGCCCCCGATCCCTCAGCCATCGACATCCTCTTCGCCCTGCGCCACCAGCACGAGCAGCGAGTCCGGGCTCAGCTCGGCTGCCGTGCGCACATCGGCGATGCGTCCATCGCGCATGACCGCCACGCGGTGACTGACCCGCAGCACCTCCTCGAGCTCGGCCGAGATGAACACCACCGCCAGACCGTTCTCGGCGAAGTCGCCCACGAGGTTCTGCACGTCGACCTTGGCGCCCACGTCGATGCCACGCGTCGGCTCGTCGAGCACGACCACACCCGGCGCGAGTGCCAGCAGGCGTGCCAGCAGGACCTTCTGCTGGTTGCCGCCGGAGAGCGTCGCGGCCGGGCGGTTGACGTCGGCCGGCCGGATGTGGAGCGCCTCGACCCAGCTGGCCGCGAGCTCGCGGCGTCGCGCCGCGCTGATCCGGTGCAGGATGCCGCGCTGCGCCTGGAGCGCGAGCGTGATGTTGTCGAGCACGCTGAGCTCGCCGATGATGCCATCGGTGCGCCGGTTCTCGGACGAGTAGACGACGCCGAGGCGCATCGCGCTCCGCGGGCCGGTGAACCGGACGGCGCGCCCGTGGAGTCGCAGCGCCCCGGCGTCGGGGCGATCGATGCCGGTCAGCGCGCGGGCGAGCTCGGTGCGCCCAGACCCGAGCAGGCCGGCGACCCCGAGCACCTCGCCCTCCGCGAGGTCGAGGTCCGCGTTCACCACCCCTGTCCCGACCGTCAGTCCCCGCGCCGACAACGCGGAGGTCGCCGTGCTCTCCTCCCACGCGGGCGGATGGACGGTGTCGAGCTGCTCCATGCGACGTCCGAGCATCTTCTCGACCAGGTCGATCCGCAACAGCTCGCGGGTCAGGTACTCGCCTACGAGACGCCCGCTGCGGAGAACGGTGACCCGGTCGCAGATCTCGTACACCTGGTCGAGGAAGTGGGAGACGAACAGGATCGCGACGCCGCGCGCCTTCAGCTCGCGGATGACACGGAAGAGCTCCGCGACCTCGTCGGCATCGAGGCTCGAGGTCGGCTCGTCCAGCACGAGCACCTTCACGTCCGCCGAGATCGCGCGGGCGATCGCGACCAGCTGTTGGACCGCCAGCGGATGCGTGCCGAGAAGCGATGCCGGGTCGACCTCGACGCCGAGCGAACGCAACGCGTCGGCGGCGACCTGACGCATCCGGCGCACGTCGATCAGGCCGAGTCGCCGGGGCTCCCGACCCAGACAGATGTTCTCGGCGACCGTGAGGTTCGGCAGGAGATCGATCTCCTGGTACACGGTCGAGATCCCCGCACGCAGCGCATCGGCGGGGGAGGAGAACCGTGTCGGCACGCCGTCGATCAGGATGCTGCCCTCGTCGAGCGGCCGCACGCCCGTGAGCGCCCGGATCAGGGTCGACTTGCCCGCACCGTTCTCGCCCATGAGCGAGTGCACCTCGCCCGGCCGCAGCCGCAGGTCGACGCTGTCGAGGGCCGTCTCCGAGACGAAGCGCACGGTCGCTCCTCGTATCTCTACGACCGGAGCGACCGTGCTGTCCATGGTGACTATCATGCCGCGCGGCCGCGGCGCGGCTTCACCGCCGATGCGCAGACCGGGCCACCAGCACGCGCTGCACCACGACGAACACGAGCAGGAGCGCGCCCACCGAGATCCGCATCCACGACTGCTCCGCCCCGAGGAAGGAGATGACCGACTTGATCGTGCCGTAGACGAGCACACCGATCATCGAGCCGATCACGAAACCGCTGCCACCCGTGAGCAGCGTCCCGCCGATGACGACCGCGGCGATCGTGTCGAGCTCGGTCCCGATCCCGTTCAGCGGGTACGCCGCCCCCGTGTACGCGGTGAAGATCACGCCCGCCAGCCCGGAGCAGACGCCGCACACGACGTAGGCCAGGAGCTTCGTGCGGACGACGGGCAGGCCACATCAGGCGCGCCGACTGCTCGTTGCCGCCGATGGCGTAGATCGTGCGCCCGAAGCGGGTCAGGTGCAGGATCAGCGCGGCGGCGGCGACCACCAGCAGGGCGATGATGCCGGTCGGGGTGATGTAGAACGAGCCGGGTGCGCCCTGGATGCGCGTCGACTGCAACCACAGGATGGCCGGGTCCTCCACCTTGACCGAGGAGAGGCTCACCATGAACGCGAGCCCGCGGGCGGCGAACATGGCCGCGAGCGAGGCGATGAACGGCTGCACGTCGAAGTACTGCACCATGACGCCGACGGCGAGGCCCATCGCCGCGCCGATCGCGAGCATGGCGGGCACGACGACCGCGGTCGGCAGACCGGAGGCGAGCATCGTGGCCCCCAGCATCCCGGTGAAGGCCATGACCGCGCCGACCGAGAGGTCGATGCCCCCCGTCAGGATCACGAAGGTCATCCCGACCGCCAGCACGAGCAGGTAGGCGTTGTCCAGGAGCAGCGCCGAGAGCACCCGCGGCGTCAGGAAGTTGCCGAAGTAGGCCTGTGCGCCGAGCAGCATCGCGACGAGGATCACGAGCGCGGCGAGCGTCGGCACCCACGAGCTGTGGCGGCGCCGGAACCGGCGGATGAACTCCACCGCGGCGGTGGCGGGGGAACCGGCGGTGCCGGCGATGCTGGCGCCGCTCATCGGGCCACCTCCATCTGGGATCGTGACGGCTTCTGGATGCGCCGGCTGGCCCGCGCGAGGTAGTCGCGCGACCGCGGCGACTGGACGAGCACGACCACCACGACGACGATCGCGAGGAACAGCGGGCTGACCGCCGGGGGAACGCCGAGGAAGGTGATGGTGGACTTCAGGGTCTGGATCGTGAAGACGCCCACCACGGTCCCGGCGATCGAGAACTTGCCGCCCATGAGCGATGTCCCGCCGAGCACGACCGCGAGGATCGCATCGAGCTCGATGTACAGGCCCGCGGAGTTCGCGTCGGCGGCCATGATGTTCGAGCTGTAGAGGATTCCGGCGAAACCCGCGAGCAGGCCGCTCAGGGCATAGGCGCCCCAGATGATGCCCCGCGCCCGCACGCCGGCCAGGCGGCTCGCCTCCGGATTGATGCCGACGGCCTCCGTCAGCATCCCGAGGGCGGTCCGCCGCTCGATCACGGCGATGAGAGCCACGGCGGCGAGCGAGACGTAGAACGCGAACGGGAGCCCGAGCACGTACCCCTGCGCCATGAACTTGTAGGGGTCGCTGTTGATCGTCGTGATGAAGCCGCCCGTGATGAGCAGCGCGATGCCGCGTCCGGCGAGCATCAGCACGAGCGTCGCGATGATCGGCTGCACCCCCACGACCGAGACGAGGAAGCCGTTCCACAGGCCGAGCACGAGCGAGACCAGCACGCCGAGCGAGATCGCGATGGCGACAGTGGCCGGGCCGCTCGGGTCGTCCGAGGCGGCGATGAAGGTGAGCGCGACGGAGCCCGACACCGCCATGATCGCGCCCACCGACAGGTCGATGCCCCGCGTCGCGATGACGATCGTCATGCCGAGGGCCACCAGCATGAGCGGGGCGCTGTTGCGCAGGATGTCGATGAGGGGACCGTAGAGCTGGCCGTCCTGCACCGTGATGCCGATGAAGGACGGACGCGCCACGGTGTTGATCGCGATCAGCACGATCAGAGCGGCGATCGGCCAGACCAGCCGATGCTTCAGGATCTTCTTCATGCCGCGTTCTCCGGCGTCTCGGGAGACGACATCGTCTCGGGGGCGAGCGCAGCGACGGGTGCCGCCGACTGCGGGTCTTCCTGGGCGATCATGGCCACGAGGTCGTCGACGCCGACGGCACGCGCGTCCAGTTCGCCGATCTTATGGCGATCGCGCAGGACGACGATACGCTGCGCGATGCGCACGACCTCCTCCAGCTCGGACGAGATGAACACCACGCCCAGTCCCTGCGCCGACAGCTCTGCGACCTTGCGCTGGATGTCGGCCTTCGCGCCCACGTCGATGCCGCGGGTCGGCTCGTCCAGCACGATCAGCTGGGGCGCCGTGGCGAGCCAGCGGGCCAGGAGCACCTTCTGCTGGTTGCCGCCGGAGAGATTGCGGATGAGGGCGTTCGGATTCGCCGGACGCACCCCCAGCGCCGACATGTACTCCTCGACGATCGCGTTCTGCTCGGCTCGCCCGATGCGCCGCAGGGCGCCGCGCTTGGCCTGCAGGCCGAGGATGATGTTCTCCGCGACGGTCAGGTCGGCGATGATCCCCTCGGCGCGGCGGTCCTCCGAGGAGAACGCGATGCGCTGATCGATCGCCTGGCGCGGGCTGGTGAGCCGGGTCTGCCTTCCGCGCACCTCGGTGGCTCCCGCATCCGCTCGGTCGGCGCCGTAGAGGAGGCGGACGAGCTCGGTGCGGCCCGAGCCGAGGAGACCGGCAAGGCCCACGACCTCGCCGTCGTACACCTCGATGTCGACCGGCTCGAGCACGCCCTTGCGTGCCAGCCCCGTCGCCCGCACGATGGGCGTCGCAGTGCGGTCGATCTCGCGGTCCGCGACACGAGAGATCTCCTCGAGCTCGTCGAGCTCGCGTCCGATCATCTTGGCGATCAGCTCGCCCCGCGGCAGATCTGCGGCGAGGTACTCCCCGACGAGCGTGCCGTTGCGCAGAACCGTGAGGCGGTCCGAGATCTCGTACACCTGGTCGAGGAAGTGGGTGACGAACAGGATGGCGACGCCACGGTCGCGCAGGCTGCGCATGACGGAGAACAGCTGCTCCACCTCGCCCCGATCCAGGCTGGAGGTCGGCTCGTCCAGCACGAGCACGCGAGCCTCCGCGACCATCGCCCGGCTGATGGCGACGAGCTGCTGCACGGCGAGCGAGTGCGTCGCGAGGGTGGACCGCGTGTCGATCCGCAGCCCGAGGGCCTCCAGATGCGAGGCGGCCACGCGATGCGTCGCACGCCAGTCGATGCGGCCGGCGCGGCGCACCTCCTGGCCGAGCATCACGTTCTCGCCCACGGACAGGTTCGTGCAGAGGTTGACCTCTTGGTAGACGGTCGAGACCCCGGCGGCCTGCGCGTCCGCGGACGAGCGGAAGGTCCGCTCCTGCCCGCCCACGCGGATGGTGCCCGCCGTGGTCTGGTACACGCCGGTGAGGGCTTTGATGAGCGTGGACTTGCCCGCGCCGTTCTCGCCCATCAGGGTGTGGACCTCGCCGCCTCGCAGCGTGACGTCGACATCCGACAGCGCCTTGACGCCGGGGAACTCGATCGTGATGCCGCGCATCTCGACGACGTGGGCGTCGGTGGCCGTTGCTGACATCGGGGCTCGCCTCCTCGCGATGAGCGTGCGGGGACCGGGATCTTCCGGTCCCCGCACGGCGGATGGGATCAGTAGGGACGGGAGTCCAGGACCTTCGCGGCCTGCTCCTGGTCGAAGGACTGGTCGGCGACGATGGTCTTCTTCTCGACCGTGTCGCCGGCCAGGACCGCCTTCACGAGCTCCGCCGCCTTGTCGCCGAGCAGCGGGTTGCACTCGACGATGTAGTTGAACTCGCCCTTGGACAGGGCCGTCATGCCGTCCTTGACCGCGTCGATCGTCACGATCTGGATGTCGACGCCCGGGGTGAGGCCGGCCGCCTTGATGGCGTCGAGCGCCCCGAGCCCCATGTCGTCGTTCTGTGCGAAGAGCACGTTGATCGACTTGCCGTACTTCTGCAGGTAGCCTTCCATGACCTTCTTGCCGCCGTCGCGGGTGAAGTCGCCGGTCTGCGAGTCGAGGACCTTGATGTCGGTGCCCTTGATCGCGTCGTTGAAGCCCGTCGAGCGGTCCAGCGCCGCGGAGGAGCCGGTGGTTCCCTCCAGCACGACGAGGTTCGCGCCCTTCCCGTCGAAGTTCTTCTTCACCCACTCGCCGGCTGTCTTGCCCTCCTGGGTGAAGTCCAGGCCGACCCATGAGGCGTACAGGTCGGGGCTGGCGCTGACCGTGCGGTCCTCGAGGATCACCGGGATGTTGGCGTCCTTCGCCTCCTTGAGCACGTCGTCCCAGCCGTCGACGGTGATCGGGGCGATGACGATGGCGTCGACGCCCTGGTTGATGAAGCTGCGCACCGCGGCGATCTGCGCCTCCTGCTTGTTGTCGGCCGCGTTGAAGACGAGGTCGAAGCCGTTCTCCGCCGAGAACGCCTTCTTCATCGACTCGGTGTTGGCCGCGCGCCAGCCCGACTCCGAGCCGGTCTGGGCGAATCCGACCGTGATCGGCTTGTCGCCGCCCGCCTTGTCGCCGGAGCCGGCGCAGCCGGTCGCGGTCAGCGCGAGCGCTCCGAGCATCGCCACGCCGGCGAGCAGGGTCTTGATCTTCATCGGAAACCTCCGTGTTCCCACCGGCTTCGATGCCGGTGCAGATGATGCCGGTCCTCCCCCGTGGAGTCCGTGGTCAGAATGTTAGCGCTCACAATCACCGTCCGCACAAGCATCCTTCCGTAACGAATCCGTAACGCACGCGGTTTCGCTGCACTCTGGCGAAGGAGGTGGTCTCACGACGGCGGCGTGGAGGGGCACGAATGTGAGCGGTCTCGTGTGAGGTCGCGCCTGTCGTGTTCCCGCCCGACGCGCACGGCGCGAGCGGTCGATACCCTGGAGCGATGGCGAAGAAGAAGCGGCCGGGGGTCGAGCTGGAGTTCCGCAACACCGCGCTGAGCGACGCCCTGCAGACGCAGGACATGGCCGCGGTCGCGTTCGCGCTTCGCCACGGTCCGACCGTCGTCCCGCTCCTGCGCGCCGGCGCGCGCGACAACCCGCTCGATCGGGGCGAGGTGTGGACCTATCGCGATCCCGCGACCGGGCAGATCGCCCTCCTGCTGTTCAGCGACGCGGTGCACAAGCCGGAGGCGCTGCCCGCCGCGGTCGCTCTCCAGGACCCGGAGTGGCTGCGTCAGTTCCTCGTGACGCACGGCGAGCGGATCACGACCGTGTTCTTCGACATCGCGGGTCCGCATCCGATGCAGGCGACCCCCGCCGACCTGCTCGCGGCACTCACGCTCGAGTCCTGACCGGTGCGGGCCCTCAGCCCACCCGGGGCGCGATGACCCGCAGGCGCAGCAGCGCGCTCGTGACGTCGAGGATCGCGGAGTCCAGCAGCTCGGCGTACCCGAGCCGCGTCGCCTCGGCACGGCGCTGGGCCCCTTGCGCGACCGGGCGGATCTCGCCGGTGAGACTTAGCTCGCCGAAGGCGGCGACCTTCGGCGGCAGCGGACGATCGGTCGAGGCGCTCGCGACCGCGAGCGCGATCGCGAGGTCGGCGGCGGGCTCGGAGAGCTTCACCCCGCCGACCGTCGAGACGTACACGTCGCGCTCGCTCAGCCGCAGTCCCGCGCGCCGCTCGAGCACCGCGAGGATCATCGCGACCCGTGACGACTCGACCCCGTTCACGATCCGGCGCGGGTTGGGCGTCGCGGAGGGGACGACGAGCGCCTGGATCTCGACCGGAAGCGCCCGCCGGCCCTCCAGCGCCACCGCGACGCAGGTGCCGCTGACCGGCTCCCCGCTGCCGAGGAACAGGCCGGACGGGTCGGGGACCTCGACGATGCCGTCGCCGGTCATCTCGAAGCAGCCGACCTCGTCCGTCGGTCCGAAGCGGTTCTTCAGCGCGCGGACGAAGCGCAGCGCGGTGTGGCGATCGCCCTCGAAGTGGCAGACGACGTCGACGAGGTGCTCGAGCAGCCGGGGGCCCGCGACCTGGCCGTCCTTCGTGACGTGCCCGACCATGAGCACCGACAGCCCTCGTTCCTTGGCGATGCGCACGAGCGTCGCGGCGACCTCGCGCACCTGACTCGGGTGCCCTGCGAGCCCCTCGCTCGACGAGGACGAGACGGTCTGCACCGAGTCGACGATGAGAAGCCCCGGCTGAACCTGGTCGACGTGTCCCACGAGGGTCGCGAGGTCGGTCTCGCTCGCGAGGTACAGCTCGTCGTGCAGCGCGCCCGTGCGCTCCGCGCGGAGCCTCACCTGGGCCATCGACTCCTCGGCGCTGACGTACAGCACCCTTCGTCCGTCGTGCGCCGACCGCGAGGCGACCTCGAGCAGCAGCGTCGACTTGCCCACCCCAGGCTCGCCCGAGAGCAGCACCGTCGCGCCCGGCACGACGCCGCCGCCGAGCACCCGGTCGAACTCGGCGACGCCGGTGGCCCAGCGCGGCGCATCCGTGGTGGTGACGTGCGTGATCGGGCGCGCGGCTCGCTCGTCGCTCGGCGCGACGGGCACGAAGCCCCGCAGCACGCCGGTCTGCGCGGCTGCCTCGACGACGGTTCCCCACTGCTGGCACTCGCCGCACCGTCCGACCCACTTCGCCGTCGTCCAGCCGCACTCGGTGCAGCGGAACGGTGCGGGGGCGGGTTTCTTGACGGCCATTCGTTCAGGCTACGGCGAGCCTGCGACATCCGCTCTCAGGCGTTCCAGGGCGGCCGCACCGTGCGCACGAGCGAGTACGACACCACATCCGGGTCGTGGTGCTCGATGCTGTACAGCAGGCGCCGTCCGCTCGCCCCGATGCCGACGAACTCGAGCGTCATGACGGGGGTTCCCACCGGGCGCTCGAACAGCTCGGCCAGCGACGCGTCCAGGGCCGCGACCCCCGGAGTGGACACCTCCCAGATCACGGGCTCGCCCCACACGCGTGCCGCGATCGTGAAGACCGACTCCTCCGGGTCGAACTCGACGTCGCCCGCGATCGGCACCACGTCGTGCGCGACCATCGCCACCGCGCCGTCCGCACGCCATCGCTTGCGGATGCCGATGCCCCGCGTCGCGGCGGGAAGCTCCATCAGGGCGGAGACGCTCGCCGGAAGCTCGGTCACCTCCGATCCGAGCACGTCGACGTCGGAGCGGAACCCCAGCCGGTCCAGCAGCTCGCTGTGCTCGTACTGCTCCTCGAGCCGGACGCTCATGCGCAGCGCGATCGGATCCACCGTCGTGACGGCGCCCTGGCGCCGTCGGAGGATGCCCTGTCGCTCCAGCTCCGACATGGCGTTGCGCAGCTGCTGACGGGAACAGCCCAGCCGGGCGGTCAGCTCGAGCTCGCCCGGCAGGGGCGCGTGGGCGGCCGCCGCGTCGCGCACGAAGCGCAGCAGCTCGTGCTGCAGGCGCGTGTGGGCCGGATCCTGTCTCGGACGGGGCAGCGGGATGTAGGACATGTCGATGCTCTCTGTGCTCCGATACGTGACCCCACGCTAGCGCGAGGAGCCCGTCCCCGGGGATCCGAACAGGCCCGTGGGCTCCTCGATCGAGTCGAGGTACGCCGAGCGGCGGGCGAACAGCTCCGGGACGCGCGCCCGCGCCGCCGCGATGATCCCGTCCATGTCCGCCGAGCGCAGCTCGCCGCCGTCGACGACGATGTGGCCGGCGACCATCGTGAGATCGACGTCTCCGCCGCGCACGGCGTGCACCAGATTGTGGTGGATGTTGGCATATGCCCCGGACGGAATGAGCGGCGTCATGCGCGGGGTGTCGGTGCGCACGGCGACCACATCGGCCTGCTTGCCCGTCTCCAGCGAGCCCAGGCGGTGCTCCTGGCGGATGGCGCGCGCACCACCGGTCGTCGCCATCTCGAGCACCTGCCACGAGTCCATCGCGGCCGCATCCATCGAGCGCAGCTTGCCCATGAGCGAGGCGACCTTCATCTCCTCGAACATGTCCAGGTTGTTGTTCTCCTTCTCGCCGTCCGTGCCGAGGCCGACGGCCACGCCCGCGGCCAGCAGCTCGGCGACCGGGGCGAAGCCGCTCGCGAGCTTCATGTTGCTGACGGGGTTGTGCGAGACGCTGACCCCGCGGCGGGACATCAGGTCGATCTCGTCGGCATCCAGCCACACCGCGTGCGCGATCATCGTGCGGGGCGTGTCGAAGAACCCGAGACGGTCCAGGGCGATCATGGGGCGGGCGCCGGTGCGCTCGGCGAAGATCTGCACGTCGAGCTCGGACTCGCTGCAGTGCGTGTACAGGCCGGTGTCGTACCGCTGCGCCATCGCGATCGCGCGGCGCTGGCCCGCCTCATCCGCGTAGAAGGGGTGCTCGAGTCCGACCCACGGCATGACGCGGTCGTGCCCGGACCAGTCCCGCAGGATCCGCTCGTTGTCGTCGAGCGTGTCGAAGTAGTCGTAGTCGGGGTGCTCGCCGACGTAGTTGACCGTGACGAGCCGGTTGCCGAGCGCGTCCGCGGCGCGGGCGGCGCCGTCCATGTAGCGCCACATGTCCACGACCGTGGTGGTTCCCGAGAGCAGCCCCTCGGCGTAGCAGAGCCAGGCCGCCGCCTCCGCGTCCTCCGGCTGCAGCACGCGGTGCATCGGGTCGATGTGCAGGCGGAGCCACTCCCACACCGGGAGATGCTCGGCCGTGCCCCGCAGCAGGCCGGAATGGTGGTGGGCGTTGACGAGCCCCGGCATGAGCACGTGGTGCGGCAGGTGGCGTCGCGCGGCGCCCGGATGGCGCGCGACGAGCTCGGCGGTCGGGCCGACGGCCACGATCGTGTCGCCCTCGATCGCGACACCCGCGTCGGTGAGGATCTCGCGACCCGGGGTCATCGGCACGACGATGTCGGCGGTGAGGAGGAAGGCGCTCATGCCTGGGGTCCGTTCTGGCTCTCGGCGAACGTGAGGATGCCGACCCCGCTGCTGCCGGGGTGCGGGCGTCGGAGCATCGCGGGCGCGAGGATCTCGTCGAGGGCGATCTCCACGACGTAGTGCGTCTCGGCGCGCAGCAGATGACCGGCCACGGCGGCGCCGGAGCGGCTCTTCTCGCCGAGCGCGACGTGGATGTGCACGACGTGCTCGCCGTTCTCGCTCGTGATCGTCCCGGACCCCACGCCCTCGGTGTAGGAGACGCGGGTGACCTCGGCCGACGGTGCCTCGGGGTCGTCGGGCTCGTGATCGCCGGCGATCAGGTCGGCCCACCGGAACGCTCCGCTGAAGGTCACGACGACCGCCTGCGCGATCTCGTGCGCGCGGCAGGCGGCAGCGATCGAGCCGAGCACCTCGTCTCCGGGCTCCAGGGCGACGAGGATGCGCCTTCCGGTGCGTGCGACATGTGAACGCATATGACCTCGAGTCTCGATTGCGGAGCGGTTATCGACAAGTGTGTGCCATGCGCGCCACGTTCCGTTGCCTTCTACCTCACCGTTTTACGGTTTCTGCGGGCACTGCATCGTGTTTCGGGGTCGTAAACACTGCGGGGCAGCTTGCCACTTGTCGATGTGTTGGGGAGATCAACGGATATCGTGAAGAGATGCCCAGCCTCGGCCGGGTCATTGCCCGTACCCCGACCGAGGAGGAAACCGATGACGGATGTCGTGAGCGAGCTGTCCGGGATCCGCCTCTGGGACGGCGAGGAGGACCGCGGGGTGGTCACCCTCTCGTGGTCGGACGGACGGCTCCAGGCGGTCGACGCGGTCGACCGGGACACGGCGGCGGAGCCGGAGCTCAGCGTCATCCCCGGCCTCATCGACACGCACGTGCACCTCGATGCGTCGGCCGTTCCCTCGCCGGTGGACTGGATGACCTGGCCGCTCATCACGCCCGCCTCCGAGCGCTCGCTGCACGTTCTCGCGCACGCGCGCAACGCTGCCGCGGCCGGGGTCACGACCCTCCGCGATCTGTCCGGCAGCGAGGTGCAGCTCTCCGCCGCCCGCGCGCTCGCCACCGGCGTCGTCGCGGGACCGCGCCTGCTCGTGCACGGCGCGGTCGGGATGACCGCCGGCCACGGCGACCTCTTCATCCCCCCGCACTACCCGCATCGCGCGCCCGTCGCGGACTCGCCCGACGAGTGCCGCAAGCTCGTGCGCCAATGGGCGAGGCAGGGTGCGGACGGCATCAAGATCTTCACGAGCGGCGGTGTCCTCTCGATCGGCGACCGCGTGGGCTGGCGCAACCAGACCCCGGCCGAGATCGCGGCCACCGTCGACGAGGCCCACGCCCTCGGAATGCTCGTCGCCGCCCACACCCACTCCGCGGAGGGGGTCGACATCGCCCTCGAGTTCGAGGTGGACTCGATCGAGCACGGGACCGGGATCCTCGAGCGGCATTGGCCCGTGCTCATCGAGCGCAACATCCCTGTCGCCCCGACACTCATGATCAACGACGCGATCGCCGACCGGCGGATCCCGGTCAGCGAGGACGCCGCGGAGAAGGCCCGCGCCGTCGTCATCGAACGCGATGCGAACTTCGTCGGCGCCGCTGCCGCGGGCGTCCGGTTCGTGCTCGGCACGGATGCGAACGGCGTCATGGTCCGCTTCGGTGACCAGCTCGAGGAGCTGCGGCTCATGCGCACGGCATTCGACTGGACCGCGGAGCGCACCCTGCGTTCGGGCACGTCCGACGCCGCCGACGCGATCCGCCTCGGGGATGTCGCGGGCCGCCTGCGTCCGGGGCTCGCCGCCGACTTCATCGTGCTGCGCGGACGCCCCTGGGAGGACATCGACGCGCTCACCTCCGACAACATCGTCGCCGTCGTCGCGCGCGGCGAGGTCGTCCGGGGCGCGCTGCCCGCCTGAGGACCCGGGGTGCCGGCCCGTCCCCCGGCACCGAATCGACACACACCTGCACCACCCGATCACAGAAGGAGACACCATGGCATCACCGCATACAGCCCGGATGCGGGTCCTGGCCCTGCCCGTGGGGATCGCCGTCGCGGCCCTGACGATGGCCGGCTGCGCGTCCGGCGGAGCGACCGGCGGCCAGACGGCCGCGGCGAGCACGCCCAACCCCGACCTCGAGCAGAGCATCGTGTTCGCGCTCAAGGAGGACCCGAAGTGCCTCGACCCGCAGCAGACCTCGATGACCACGGCGCTGAACGTGGGGCGCCAGCTCGTCGACTCGCTGCTGGACCAGAACCCCGACACCGGTGAGATCGTCCCGTGGCTCGCGACCGAGTGGTCGGCCAACACGGACCTCACGGCGTACACCTTCACGCTCAAGGACGGCGTCACCTTCAGCGACGGCACGCCGCTGACGTCGCAGGTCGTGGCGGACAACTTCGACGCGATCGCCGCCCTCGGGGCCTCGGCATCCCTCGCCAACGGCTACCTCGCCGGCTACGCCGGAACGACCGTCACGAGCGACACGACGTTCACCGTGAACTTCTCGGCACCGAACGTGCAGTTCGCGCAGGGTGCGACCACGATGTCCCTCGGCATCCTCTCGGACGCATCCGCCAAGGCGAGCGCGGAGGAACGCTGCGCCAAGCCCGTCGGCTCGGGCCCCTTCACGCTCGCGTCCTACGTCCCGAACGACTCGGTGGAGATCGTCAAGCGCGCCGGCTACGACTGGGCGTCGGGTCTGCGCACGCACCAGGGCGAGGCCTACCTGGAGAAGGTGACGTTCCCGATCATCACCGAGGCGAGCGTGCGCACCGGCGGGCTGCAGTCCGGCGAGTACGACGTCATCCAGGACCTCCCCTACGTGGACGAGAGCCGGTTCACGACCGACTCCTACCACCTGTACGCCAAGGCCAACCCGGGCGTG
It includes:
- a CDS encoding amidohydrolase, encoding MSAFLLTADIVVPMTPGREILTDAGVAIEGDTIVAVGPTAELVARHPGAARRHLPHHVLMPGLVNAHHHSGLLRGTAEHLPVWEWLRLHIDPMHRVLQPEDAEAAAWLCYAEGLLSGTTTVVDMWRYMDGAARAADALGNRLVTVNYVGEHPDYDYFDTLDDNERILRDWSGHDRVMPWVGLEHPFYADEAGQRRAIAMAQRYDTGLYTHCSESELDVQIFAERTGARPMIALDRLGFFDTPRTMIAHAVWLDADEIDLMSRRGVSVSHNPVSNMKLASGFAPVAELLAAGVAVGLGTDGEKENNNLDMFEEMKVASLMGKLRSMDAAAMDSWQVLEMATTGGARAIRQEHRLGSLETGKQADVVAVRTDTPRMTPLIPSGAYANIHHNLVHAVRGGDVDLTMVAGHIVVDGGELRSADMDGIIAAARARVPELFARRSAYLDSIEEPTGLFGSPGTGSSR
- a CDS encoding PPC domain-containing DNA-binding protein; translated protein: MRSHVARTGRRILVALEPGDEVLGSIAAACRAHEIAQAVVVTFSGAFRWADLIAGDHEPDDPEAPSAEVTRVSYTEGVGSGTITSENGEHVVHIHVALGEKSRSGAAVAGHLLRAETHYVVEIALDEILAPAMLRRPHPGSSGVGILTFAESQNGPQA
- a CDS encoding ABC transporter substrate-binding protein — encoded protein: MASPHTARMRVLALPVGIAVAALTMAGCASGGATGGQTAAASTPNPDLEQSIVFALKEDPKCLDPQQTSMTTALNVGRQLVDSLLDQNPDTGEIVPWLATEWSANTDLTAYTFTLKDGVTFSDGTPLTSQVVADNFDAIAALGASASLANGYLAGYAGTTVTSDTTFTVNFSAPNVQFAQGATTMSLGILSDASAKASAEERCAKPVGSGPFTLASYVPNDSVEIVKRAGYDWASGLRTHQGEAYLEKVTFPIITEASVRTGGLQSGEYDVIQDLPYVDESRFTTDSYHLYAKANPGVPNSLIVNTTKGLMGDEAVRQAISKSLDRDKINVIAGSASGKAPTSVLTSSTPGYTDLGDVLAHDPDGAKKLLEGDGWTLGSDGIYQKNGQKLTVTVTAFYAQDVLEAAQIQLKDAGIDLQLNMVSSGDFFGAIASGNYEMLGAGLTRTDPDVLRVLLSSTSKSRWGIVDDPELESMLQKQAQTADAAARQKIVDDIQKTVAEKAYVMPTLETVQLHASRAGVGGIEFDSAARVQLFDAAVTAK
- a CDS encoding amidohydrolase family protein is translated as MTDVVSELSGIRLWDGEEDRGVVTLSWSDGRLQAVDAVDRDTAAEPELSVIPGLIDTHVHLDASAVPSPVDWMTWPLITPASERSLHVLAHARNAAAAGVTTLRDLSGSEVQLSAARALATGVVAGPRLLVHGAVGMTAGHGDLFIPPHYPHRAPVADSPDECRKLVRQWARQGADGIKIFTSGGVLSIGDRVGWRNQTPAEIAATVDEAHALGMLVAAHTHSAEGVDIALEFEVDSIEHGTGILERHWPVLIERNIPVAPTLMINDAIADRRIPVSEDAAEKARAVVIERDANFVGAAAAGVRFVLGTDANGVMVRFGDQLEELRLMRTAFDWTAERTLRSGTSDAADAIRLGDVAGRLRPGLAADFIVLRGRPWEDIDALTSDNIVAVVARGEVVRGALPA
- a CDS encoding GntR family transcriptional regulator, whose product is MSYIPLPRPRQDPAHTRLQHELLRFVRDAAAAHAPLPGELELTARLGCSRQQLRNAMSELERQGILRRRQGAVTTVDPIALRMSVRLEEQYEHSELLDRLGFRSDVDVLGSEVTELPASVSALMELPAATRGIGIRKRWRADGAVAMVAHDVVPIAGDVEFDPEESVFTIAARVWGEPVIWEVSTPGVAALDASLAELFERPVGTPVMTLEFVGIGASGRRLLYSIEHHDPDVVSYSLVRTVRPPWNA